In Musa acuminata AAA Group cultivar baxijiao chromosome BXJ3-11, Cavendish_Baxijiao_AAA, whole genome shotgun sequence, one DNA window encodes the following:
- the LOC103971246 gene encoding protein BUNDLE SHEATH DEFECTIVE 2, chloroplastic isoform X1 has product MASIVCFATIVGSVDSPHRKPSGSCSNISLKSNLLFPNPISRGVNPSFQSLKAKATESDSNKAKATESDSNKATKLKSLICADCEGNGAKLCTQCKGTGVNSVDHFNGQFKAGALCWLCRGKKDILCGNCNGAGFIGGFMSTLDDTCT; this is encoded by the exons ATGGCGAGCATCGTGTGCTTCGCCACCATCGTGGGCTCCGTCGACTCACCCCACCGGAAGCCTTCTGGTTCCTGTTCTAATATTTCTCTCAAGTCCAATCTCCTCTTCCCAAACCCCATCTCCCGTGGTGTCAACCCTAGCTTTCAATCTCTCAAGGCTAAG GCCACAGAGAGTGATTCTAATAAGGCTAAG GCTACAGAGAGTGATTCTAATAAGGCCACGAAACTGAAAAGCCTCATATGTGCTGATTGTGAGGGGAATG GTGCAAAATTGTGCACACAATGCAAAGGCACTGGTGTGAATTCTGTCGATCACTTCAATGGGCAATTTAAAGCTGGAGCACTGTGTTGGCTTTGCAG AGGTAAGAAGGACATCTTATGTGGAAACTGCAATGGCGCTGGTTTTATAGGTGGCTTTATGAGCACGTTGGATGACACCTGTACGTAG
- the LOC103971246 gene encoding protein BUNDLE SHEATH DEFECTIVE 2, chloroplastic isoform X2, which translates to MASIVCFATIVGSVDSPHRKPSGSCSNISLKSNLLFPNPISRGVNPSFQSLKAKATESDSNKATKLKSLICADCEGNGAKLCTQCKGTGVNSVDHFNGQFKAGALCWLCRGKKDILCGNCNGAGFIGGFMSTLDDTCT; encoded by the exons ATGGCGAGCATCGTGTGCTTCGCCACCATCGTGGGCTCCGTCGACTCACCCCACCGGAAGCCTTCTGGTTCCTGTTCTAATATTTCTCTCAAGTCCAATCTCCTCTTCCCAAACCCCATCTCCCGTGGTGTCAACCCTAGCTTTCAATCTCTCAAGGCTAAG GCTACAGAGAGTGATTCTAATAAGGCCACGAAACTGAAAAGCCTCATATGTGCTGATTGTGAGGGGAATG GTGCAAAATTGTGCACACAATGCAAAGGCACTGGTGTGAATTCTGTCGATCACTTCAATGGGCAATTTAAAGCTGGAGCACTGTGTTGGCTTTGCAG AGGTAAGAAGGACATCTTATGTGGAAACTGCAATGGCGCTGGTTTTATAGGTGGCTTTATGAGCACGTTGGATGACACCTGTACGTAG